TAACTAGTTTCTGTTAATACTGAAAATCCAGTAAACGTGTCAGAATTTGGTTATGATTAGTTGCTGACATAAAACATGAGGGTAGACTTCACTGTACTTTAGAAGATACTGGCTTTCACATTTGCCGCAGAAGGGAATTCACATGAGTGCTTCTTCAGATAACGTCTCTAAGTTTTGCATATCATTAGTTCTACTTGCTCCACTTTTGATAGAGTGGCAATGTATTGAACATTGTAAAAATTATGCCCTATGATTAAAAAAATCCATCTCTGgtaaagcataaaaagaaaatgagtatatttttcactgtttaaaataatTGAGGGAGTAATTATAGagtcagcaaaaagaaaaaaagaaccctaCTGACTTATCACATATCAATGCACACagtgtgtttttaatattttcaaaaaagggAAGGCAATCTCAATGTAAGTGTAAATGAAATTAGTTTTTGCATATATTTGCTGAAGGTCAGTTACCTAGCTTCATACTATAAATTATTTGGCCCTGGACACAATATTGTGTTTGCCATACTAGGGAAATGAAATATGAAAGTATTCCTAAGTATAGATTTTCCTAGAGGCATTTGGGGTTTTATCAGTCTCGAGCTCTCCTCTTGAAACTGTTTCATTCCTTAGTTATGAAATTACTAATTTTAACCATTTAAGGCACAggaaattttacataattttgatttaatagcaaaataccctttaaaaaattaatccacttaggtgaaaaagacaaaaatgaagccaaatgaatgttattaaatttataaatttatttcactttccaGATCTTCTTGGAATAAATGTCAGTAGAATTTGTATAAACCTTGGTAATGTCTTAGACTTAGATACAAACTTAACaggtatatttaattttctgtaattcCACAATGGAGCCAGAAGCAGGACTCATGAAAATAGTAACTATATGTTTTTGCATGTATCCTTCAAAGTGAAATCCTTAACAAATTTAACAGTATATATTAGGCTGCTGATGAAACAGCTAAACCTGTCTGCCAGGTGGCTTCGAATATGGAATTAATTTTTACATGGCATCGATAAGTTACTATTTCAACACAACCATGTGGTAATGATACCCAATAATGTTTTAGGTTTGTACCCGCCCCCCACAAGAAAAAAACCTAACAAAACTAAAAAGCAGTGTAATATAGTACTGTGGGATCCACAATAGCATTTTCTTTAGTTTCCCTTAATATCAGGTTGTCATTAGGAAAGATTCCACAAGTTATTTAAACTAGAAATGAAGTAACATGTTTCATATCTATTTCAAGGGATAATTTTTCATGACCCAGTATAATGCAACTAACAAATCTAAACGTCTTGGAATTTAAGATATAGAGGTCAAATTAAGGGATTTTATAAATCAAACAGGAGATTTTAAATTATCAACTGACTTCCTTTACATAGAATGTTTTCTAGTAATTGTAAAATactgtcactttaaaaatattattcttgtaACCTCTAATGATTGAGTGCTTAAGTGATaactagaaatatattttctgtctctgtgcttcagtttgaAAATGGAGGTTCCATAATCTTTGTTCCAAACATTTGGGTTCTTATAggtgtttttttgggggggtattCTCCAtattgttgacattttaaaatagttttcaaacaAGCTGTTTATATTCACTAGaagttagagaaagaaaagcctCCTTAGGAACTTACAAGGGAGATCACTgtgtatttctgctttttttttttttttttaagttatcttcATGTGTATCATTATTGATTTTGGAGGACAAGCTGGTGCAATGGGAAGAAAAGCAAGACAACCATAATCAGCTTTGGAACTAGATGCACTTACTTTGTGCACCCATGGAATGAATATCTTGTGATCTTTGGCAAGTTATTTGATATTTCTTTGCCTCATTGTCCTCATCTGGGAAACAATACCTCTCAGGTTTAtgtattaaatgaacaaatatattttaatgcataCCTGGTACAGATTATGTGTCAATAAATATATCCTTTCCCCAATAATATAAGATCTGATTCTCAACTAACTTTCCCCAGTAATATGTTCACTTTGGGAATAGGAATTGGTAGAGAAGTAAAGATTTGTGTATTCAACTCAGATGTACTCCTTCTTATAAGTCTCCACTCTCAAATtacttttttctgttccttttttatcttttaaatgtgtaTCTAGTGGAATGAGCATTTAGAAGCATAATACATgtataaattttgtgtttaattttctgtggCATATGTAAGCAGTTTTTATGAATTGCTGGTATTGCTTCTGAGCAATTATTACAAATGTGAGAGAAGGGAACCCCTGTGAACCTTTAACATTTCTCAGGAGTTAGTGGTAAATCcatgaacatatatttttaaaccaaattacCCACCTCTTGGAGTTCAATCTCTGTTAATTCTTTATGAAAGCAGTGAAGTATCAGTTCCAATGATATAATGATAAAGCAACCCTGGAAATTAAATCCCAAAGCAGTGCACCTTTAGATTGTTCAGGAGATAGTAGGACATCCCATGAGCCATcacatattttcaagtttttatagTCAATCTATTTTTTCAGCAATCTTTTGGGAAATATGCCAAGACAATTTACTGCATACGTGCATCTATCTTCTAAAAGACATTTGGGATATTTCTTAGTCTGACCTCTGCACCCTGAGACACTctataaaggaaacaatcagaaaaatttaacaaagaaataaataggtTAAGAAGAAAGCAATCTAGGCATTTGCACTGAGTTTGCTACAGCGCCATTGCTACATTTAAGAGCTGTAGTTCTTCCTCACATTTTAACTGAGAGCCACCAGTTATAATGTTACTTAAAATCTCCCCATTAAATAAGACAGTTGCTGAAcaactaaaaagtacaaaatatcacaaaatcaAAAAGCAGCAAGTCACAAGGCGATTTCCGCATcctagcatgtgtgtgtgtgtgtatgaaagaaAACGTTACAGTTAACCGTTAAAATTGCTTTCACTCCATTCCACCGCCTCATCCTGTGGAGTCTGCCTCCGGAACGCCGCGGGAATCTCTCAGTGTAGTTAGAGCAAAGGCCAGCACCCTCTGCAAAGGTGCTCTGCGGCGTCGTGATCCAGGGATTTTAGGATCTGTCGTGGCTTGCACATCCTCTCTTACCCCTCTACTATCTGGTGGAGTTGGGCGCGGGTCTCCAGGGCTTCCAGAGAGTGTCGTTTCGCGTGTTACTTGCCATGCACACAAACTAAAGCGCCGCCGGGCACTTACTGAAGCCCACCTCTGCCCTCGTCCACTTTGTCCTCAGTCTTCAGGTTTTCCTGTTTGCCTCTAGGGCCTAACTTGTGGGTTCGCCTTAACTCCTCAGCAGACAGTGGAGTGAACGCATCGACTGCCCCCACCCAAATGCCAATCACTGCCTTCTCCCGCTAGGCGCTGGAGTCATTCCATCGGAAGATTCTTCCGTAGCCACCAGGGCCGGTCAAGGATTTCATATGCACTTTCCCTCAGAAAAACCTCTGGAACGTCACACACTCCTAAATATCCCTGGAAATCTGCGTCTCTGTGTTTGGCTTCATGGTGAGTATCGAGGGCCAGatccagacaaagaaaaaaatgtatggaaGGTTATTCCCGGTCGGCTCCTCCTTCCTGCGAGTCTCAGACAGGCTTGTAGGCTTACAGGCTTTCCGCCACTCCCCGTTGGCAGCCTTCATCGAATtaggtgggtgggggtgggaaatTGGGGAAGAAAATAAAGTCGTTGTGGGCAGCTGGGGAACCGGGCGGCTGGGGAACCTGGCGTCAGTCCCCCGTGGCCGCGCGCAGGTACCCTGCAACGTCACGGTGGCCCCGCTCCTCGGCCAGGTCCACGGGCAGACGACCCCAGGCATCGCGCACGTCCAGCCGCGCCCCAGCCCGGTGCAGCACCACCAGCGTGTCCAGGAAGCCCTCCCGGGCAGCGTCATGCACCGGTCGGGTGAGAGTGGCGGGGTCAGCGCAGTTGGGCTCTGCGCCgtggagcagcagcagctccGCCACGCGGGCGCTGCCCATCATCATGACCTGCCAGAGAGAGCAGAGTGGTCAGAGCCAGGGTGGGGGCAGGTATGGGAGATGCCGGCCGGGGCAAGGCAGGTGGAGCCATTTAAAGAAACACCTATTTGTGAAGTATTCACCCAGTGCAGAGGTGTTCAGGTCTCTGGTGTCTggtgtttcttcatttgctgatGCAATCCGCTTTCCCACCCCACCTTCAGGTTATACTCCACTCAGTACAAATTAAATGCCATTTTATTCTCTAAACGTGTAGAGACAAGAAAGTTGATGGTAAAGTGATGATCGTCATTGTGGAAAAACAAATCTTGATTTCCATCGGAACATGGGAATCTATTTTGTTAAGTGATTTATGGGCAGAGTTAAATTTATTTggcttttaaagttttaaattatttgccttCCTGACCCCTCCTCCATAATCCAGGTCCAAAAATGTTTATTAGGTACTCAACTACTGTTTGTTAGAAGTTGGGAGTAATGGTTTAggggagaaaataaacaattaagtttctttttccttcctttcttttaaaaatttatttagttcTCATAGCAAATCCCGTGTGGAAGGCTTTTGTTTGTCATGTGTCTGTGCTCATAACTGGATTGTACTGTGATAATTTGAGCCAAAGTTGGAGATTAGAagggaaaagtaaattaaatcatgcaaaatcttataaaattacaagaataaatgatttttccTTAATGAACagttcatcatttttattttagagtgtaATATTTCATAAAACTAACTATATATACTACAGGATTTTATAATAGCTAAGATTTAAAAACgttaaacagtaaatattttgctatataaaaagagcttgggccaggcacagtggcttatgcttgtaattccagcactttgggaggccaaagtgggcagatcacctgaggtcaggagttcgagaccagcctggccaatatggtgaaatcccgtctgtactacaataaataaataaataaataagctgggcatggtggggcgtgcctgaagtcccagcaactcaggaggctgaggcaggagaatcacttgcaccctgaaagcagaggttgcagtgagctgagatcacaccagtgcactccagcctggctgacaaagtgAGGCctcgtctcaaataaataaataaataaataaataaataaataaatagagcttGGATGTTAGCAATCAGGATGATGcataacttagaaaaaaatgatgttttgcAGGAGTAATCCTGTAGCAGCCCTTTGTGAACATGAACATTATGAAAACATTTGCTGTcatattttaagttaattataAGACAATTTTTGGTAACAAATGTctaaaattgagttatttgttaTGGGtttatgtactttaaaatataccatttaatTGAAAGGCAGTATACTTCTCATGTTTTGTCAGCTTGTTTcattaatattagaaatgttcATTTCATCTCTTGAAAACCATAAGTTATATCTACTAGTGATGTAAGGATAGTTTACatagaaaaaagaggggaaaatagCTGTTCTTAGTATTTCAGAAAATGGTGAATTACATATATaacttgtttttataattattaatagaattttaagtttttaagaagCACTTTACAATAGTTTTGCTCCTTTAAAAATCCCTTATTTGTTATACCACTATTCTAagaattcaaaagaaatgaacacttCTTTAAAATCTACACTATTAACAAGATCCCTTAATATTAGCTTAGTTTTGGAGGGTGATAGTGAGGTGAATACTGAATATGGCCAATAGCCAACAGTAAAGTACAAAAGCATTGTCCTagattgtaaaataaatgaaaaatatcagtACTAATTAAAGCAGGATTCGTAAACATTGAATAAGTGTATTTTAACGATGAAGATAAGGATGCATTATTTATGAAGATCCTTTGCCATTCAAAAAGGACCTAACAGTTGCTGCAGGAATATTTTTGTAATCTGGGCACTGAGTATGATAATTAAAGAATGAGAAACCTAtagaactatatattttttctcttatgcaTCACTCATAAGACACTGCTAACATAAAAGGAACTAAGTGCTGTGGCTGAGGATTCCGGTTTCATTCCTTTGAATTCAATTAGCCTCTATGAGAAAACAATACAACAGATTTCATATAGTAGCTTAAAAGtttacactgatttttttccatgTACTATGATTTTGTAGAATTCCTTAAATCCAATCCAGAATGTGTAACTTATAGTTTACTTATCTTTATCGTTGAAAGCAAACAGACAAGATAATCGTCCTCCCTAAATAACCTTTCCTTTTCGCCTTTTCTCCCCAATTCAATCTATTCCTTGCATCTCTGATGATGAGAGGGCAGAACAAAAACCACTAAAAAAGCTTAAACAGTGGATTTTTCAATGTCTCTCTTTAGAATTTTTGCTGGATAAAAGCCTGTTTTACGCCTGGGCTGCACACCTCCGGCCAAGGGAGACTGCTATACAAGTCTACATCGGCGACCTTGATTCCAGCCCCGACCCGCCGAGGCCGCGCCCCGCGTTCGCGCGCCCCCTGCCGGCGAGGCCCTGGGGCCCCAGCTACCTGGATCGCGCGCCTCCCGAAGCGGTTGACTCCGTTGGGATCCGCGCCGGCTTCCAGGAGCTGTCGCACCTTCTCCACTAGTCCCCGCGCCGCGGCGCTGGTCAGGCCCTCATCGCTGCCGCCTCCACTGGGCATGCCCTTGTTCTCCTCGCGCATTCCGCAGTCCCCAGACGCGCAGAGGCCCGGATAATCCACCGTTGGCCGTAAACTTAACGAcactcctcccttctttcccacGCTGCTCCGGCGCACTCTCTCCTTCCTAGAAGAGCTGGGCTCAGCTTCATTAC
Above is a window of Papio anubis isolate 15944 chromosome 13, Panubis1.0, whole genome shotgun sequence DNA encoding:
- the CDKN2B gene encoding cyclin-dependent kinase 4 inhibitor B, whose product is MREENKGMPSGGGSDEGLTSAAARGLVEKVRQLLEAGADPNGVNRFGRRAIQVMMMGSARVAELLLLHGAEPNCADPATLTRPVHDAAREGFLDTLVVLHRAGARLDVRDAWGRLPVDLAEERGHRDVAGYLRAATGD